One genomic window of Erinaceus europaeus chromosome 7, mEriEur2.1, whole genome shotgun sequence includes the following:
- the GAL3ST2 gene encoding galactose-3-O-sulfotransferase 2 — MPACRCFQAVLVLLAVAVTMLLAILLSLDGWLPTPLLGVREEGPPVTNVMFLKTHKTASSTVLNVLFRFAETHNLSVALPAGASFHLGYPWLFLARYVEGAGGAGRGARFNVMCNHLRFHLPEVQKVMPNDTFYFSIVRDPVAQLESSFAYYRAAVPAFWAAGSLEAFLEAPRTFYQPGLTLQNVHARNNMWFDLGFDPDAPADDEGYVRARLAEVARRFQLVLIAEHFDESMVLLRRLLRWQLDDVVAFRLNARSPHTVARLSPAARERARGWSALDWRLYQHFNRSFWARARAELGPGRLRADVERLRARRRELGARCLQEGEPPGPTRAPDPLLRPYQSGGAHILGYSLRRDLDPTTLRLCERLAMPELQYTARLYARQFPHKPPKDINFLDE; from the exons ATGCCTGCCTGCAGGTGCTTCCAAGCCGTCCTGGTCCTGCTGGCTGTAGCCGTGACCATGCTACTGGCCATCCTCCTGAGCTTGGATGGCTGGCTGCCCACACC CCTGCTGGGGGTCCGGGAGGAGGGCCCACCGGTCACCAACGTCATGTTCCTCAAGACGCACAAGACGGCCAGCAGCACCGTGCTCAATGTCCTCTTCCGCTTCGCCGAGACGCACAACCTGTCTGTCGCGCTGCCCGCGGGCGCGAGCTTCCACCTGGGCTACCCCTGGCTCTTCCTGGCGCGCTACGTGGagggcgcggggggcgcggggcgcggggcgcgcttCAACGTCATGTGCAACCACCTGCGCTTCCACCTGCCTGAG GTGCAGAAGGTCATGCCCAATGACACCTTCTACTTCTCCATCGTCAGGGACCCGGTGGCCCAGCTGGAGTCATCCTTCGCCTACTACCGCGCCGCCGTGCCGGCCTTCTGGGCGGCGGGCAGCCTGGAGGCCTTCTTGGAGGCGCCTCGTACCTTCTACCAGCCGGGCCTGACGCTGCAGAACGTGCACGCGCGCAACAACATGTGGTTCGACCTGGGCTTCGACCCGGACGCGCCGGCCGACGACGAGGGGTACGTGCGCGCGCGCCTGGCCGAGGTGGCGCGCCGCTTCCAGCTGGTGCTCATCGCAGAGCACTTCGACGAGTCCATGGTGCTGCTGCGGCGCCTGCTGCGCTGGCAGCTGGACGACGTGGTGGCCTTCCGGCTGAACGCGCGCAGCCCCCACACCGTGGCCCGCCTGTCGCCCGCCGCCCGGGAGCGCGCGCGGGGCTGGAGCGCGCTCGACTGGCGCCTGTACCAGCACTTCAACCGCAGCTTCTGGGCGCGCGCGCGAGCCGAGCTGGGGCCCGGGCGGCTGCGAGCGGACGTGGAGCGGCTGCGCGCACGGAGGCGCGAGCTGGGGGCGCGCTGCCTGCAGGAGGGGGAGCCCCCCGGGCCCACGCGCGCGCCCGACCCCTTGCTGCGCCCCTACCAGTCTGGCGGGGCGCACATCCTGGGCTACAGCCTGCGGCGCGACCTGGACCCCACCACCCTGCGCCTGTGCGAGCGCCTGGCCATGCCGGAGCTGCAGTACACTGCCCGCCTGTATGCGCGTCAGTTCCCCCACAAGCCCCCCAAGGACATCAACTTCCTAGACGAGTAg
- the D2HGDH gene encoding D-2-hydroxyglutarate dehydrogenase, mitochondrial isoform X1, producing MGPTSPQDLYLPPRTALGPLLSLGTSPGTPPLGLLPLLVPTSPPEAPPCPGSHVRVSPCAVELQSPLFAPGDAMLPWRVSRWAMQLSLQVACPPGALVAGKSGAGARSPSMLVPWPPSLRGSSSLPTGAPEVALTAERYPVQRLPFSEVTEEDLAAFEHMLPGRVITDPEVLAAVNVDWLRSVRGCSRVLLRPRTTEEVSRILRHCHQRNLAVSPQGGNTGMVGGSVPVFDEIILSTALMNRILSFHDVSGTLVCQAGCVLEQLGRHVEERGFIMPLDLGAKGSCHIGGNVATNAGGLRFLRYGSLRGTVLGLEVVLADGSVLSGLSSLRKDNTGYDLKQLFIGSEGTLGVVTAVSIACVPRPQAVNVAFLGLMPGHAGCPGFQEVLQTFRFCKAQLGEILSAFEFLDAECMQLVGRHLGLSCPVRGSPFYVLVETAGSSVAHDSEKLTAFLEQALSSGLLTDGTVATEQRRVQALWALRERITEALSRDGYVYKYDLSLPLEQLYHLVPDLRARLGPRARHVVGYGHLGDGNLHLNVTAEAYSAELCAALEPYVYEWTAARRGSVSAEHGLGFRKKDVIGYSKPPAALELMRQLKGLLDPKGILNPYKTLPTRA from the exons ATGGGACCCACCTCTCCCCAGGACCTTTACCTCCCCCCCAGGACTGCCCTGGGGCCTCTCCTGTCCCTGGGCACCTCTCCTGGTACCCCTCCCTTGGGACTCCTAcctctcctagtccccacctctcCCCCAGAGGCCCCACCATGCCCAGGGTCCCATGTCAGGGTGTCTCCCTGTGCTGTGGAGCTGCAGAGCCCCCTCTTCGCTCCAGGTGACGCCATGCTGCCGTGGCGGGTGTCCAGGTGGGCAATGCAGctgtccctgcaggtggcttgTCCCCCAGGGGCCCTGGTGGCCGGCAAGTCAGGGGCAGGCGCACGAAGCCCCTCGATGCTGGTCCCTTGGCCCCCgagcctcaggggcagctccTCCCTGCCCACCGGGGCCCCCGAGGTGGCGCTGACCGCAGAGCGCTACCCCGTGCAGCGGCTGCCTTTCTCCGAGGTGACAGAGGAAGACCTGGCTGCCTTTGAGCACATGCTGCCCGGCAGGGTGATCACGGACCCCGAGGTGCTGGCAGCCGTCAACGTGGACTGGCTGCGCTCCGTGCGTG GCTGTAGCCGGGTGCTGCTCCGGCCCCGCACCACAGAGGAAGTCTCCCGCATTCTCAG GCACTGCCACCAGAGGAACCTGGCTGTGAGCCCGCAGGGGGGCAACACGGGCATGGTGGGGGGCAGCGTGCCCGTCTTTGATGAGATCATCCTGTCCACCGCCCTCATGAACCGCATTCTCAGCTTCCATGATGTGTCAG GGACCCTTGTGTGCCAGGCGGGCTGTGTGTTGGAGCAGCTGGGCCGCCACGTGGAGGAACGCGGATTCATCATGCCACTGGACCTGGGCGCCAAGGGCAGCTGCCACATTGGGGGCAACGTGGCCACCAATGCTGGTGGCCTGCGCTTCCTGCGCTATGGGTCCCTGCGGGGGACAGTCCTGGGCCTGGAAGTG GTGCTGGCTGATGGCTCGGTGCTGAGCGGCTTGAGCTCGCTGCGAAAGGACAACACAGGCTATGACCTGAAGCAGCTCTTCATCGGCTCCGAGGGCACCCTGGGCGTGGTCACCGCCGTGTCCATCGCCTGTGTGCCCCGGCCCCAGGCTGTGAATGTGGCCTTCCTTG GTCTGATGCCAGGCCATGCAGGCTGCCCTGGCTTCCAGGAGGTTCTGCAAACCTTCCGCTTCTGCAAGGCCCAGCTGGGCGAGATCCTGTCGGCCTTTGAGTTCCTGGACGCTGAGTGCATGCAGCTAGTGGGCCGGCACCTGGGCCTCAGCTGCCCCGTGCGAG GGAGCCCGTTCTATGTGCTGGTGGAGACGGCGGGCTCCAGTGTGGCCCATGACTCCGAGAAGCTGACGGCCTTCCTGGAGCAGGCGCTTAGCTCGGGGCTGCTGACCGACGGCACGGTGGCCACAGAGCAGAGGCGGGTCCAG GCGCTGTGGGCCCTGCGGGAACGCATCACGGAAGCGCTGAGCCGGGACGGCTACGTGTACAAATACGACCTCTCGCTGCCCCTGGAGCAGCTCTACCACCTGGTGCCTGACCTCCGCGCCCGCCTCGGTCCCCGTGCCCGCCACGTGGTGGGCTATGGACACCTGG GGGACGGCAACCTGCACCTGAACGTGACGGCCGAGGCCTATAGCGCTGAACTGTGTGCTGCCCTGGAGCCCTACGTCTATGAGTGGACGGCGGCCCGGAGGGGCAGTGTGAGTGCTGAGCATGGCCTGGGCTTCCGGAAGAAGGATGTGATTGGCTATAGCAAGCCACCCGCCGCCCTGGAGCTCATGCGACAGCTCAAGGGGCTGCTGGACCCCAAGGGTATCCTGAATCCCTACAAGACACTGCCCACCCGGGCCTGA
- the D2HGDH gene encoding D-2-hydroxyglutarate dehydrogenase, mitochondrial isoform X2, whose translation MGPTSPQDLYLPPRTALGPLLSLGTSPGTPPLGLLPLLVPTSPPEAPPCPGSHVRVSPCAVELQSPLFAPGDAMLPWRVSRWAMQLSLQVACPPGALVAGKSGAGARSPSMLVPWPPSLRGSSSLPTGAPEVALTAERYPVQRLPFSEVTEEDLAAFEHMLPGRVITDPEVLAAVNVDWLRSVRGCSRVLLRPRTTEEVSRILRHCHQRNLAVSPQGGNTGMVGGSVPVFDEIILSTALMNRILSFHDVSGTLVCQAGCVLEQLGRHVEERGFIMPLDLGAKGSCHIGGNVATNAGGLRFLRYGSLRGTVLGLEVVLADGSVLSGLSSLRKDNTGYDLKQLFIGSEGTLGVVTAVSIACVPRPQAVNVAFLGCPGFQEVLQTFRFCKAQLGEILSAFEFLDAECMQLVGRHLGLSCPVRGSPFYVLVETAGSSVAHDSEKLTAFLEQALSSGLLTDGTVATEQRRVQALWALRERITEALSRDGYVYKYDLSLPLEQLYHLVPDLRARLGPRARHVVGYGHLGDGNLHLNVTAEAYSAELCAALEPYVYEWTAARRGSVSAEHGLGFRKKDVIGYSKPPAALELMRQLKGLLDPKGILNPYKTLPTRA comes from the exons ATGGGACCCACCTCTCCCCAGGACCTTTACCTCCCCCCCAGGACTGCCCTGGGGCCTCTCCTGTCCCTGGGCACCTCTCCTGGTACCCCTCCCTTGGGACTCCTAcctctcctagtccccacctctcCCCCAGAGGCCCCACCATGCCCAGGGTCCCATGTCAGGGTGTCTCCCTGTGCTGTGGAGCTGCAGAGCCCCCTCTTCGCTCCAGGTGACGCCATGCTGCCGTGGCGGGTGTCCAGGTGGGCAATGCAGctgtccctgcaggtggcttgTCCCCCAGGGGCCCTGGTGGCCGGCAAGTCAGGGGCAGGCGCACGAAGCCCCTCGATGCTGGTCCCTTGGCCCCCgagcctcaggggcagctccTCCCTGCCCACCGGGGCCCCCGAGGTGGCGCTGACCGCAGAGCGCTACCCCGTGCAGCGGCTGCCTTTCTCCGAGGTGACAGAGGAAGACCTGGCTGCCTTTGAGCACATGCTGCCCGGCAGGGTGATCACGGACCCCGAGGTGCTGGCAGCCGTCAACGTGGACTGGCTGCGCTCCGTGCGTG GCTGTAGCCGGGTGCTGCTCCGGCCCCGCACCACAGAGGAAGTCTCCCGCATTCTCAG GCACTGCCACCAGAGGAACCTGGCTGTGAGCCCGCAGGGGGGCAACACGGGCATGGTGGGGGGCAGCGTGCCCGTCTTTGATGAGATCATCCTGTCCACCGCCCTCATGAACCGCATTCTCAGCTTCCATGATGTGTCAG GGACCCTTGTGTGCCAGGCGGGCTGTGTGTTGGAGCAGCTGGGCCGCCACGTGGAGGAACGCGGATTCATCATGCCACTGGACCTGGGCGCCAAGGGCAGCTGCCACATTGGGGGCAACGTGGCCACCAATGCTGGTGGCCTGCGCTTCCTGCGCTATGGGTCCCTGCGGGGGACAGTCCTGGGCCTGGAAGTG GTGCTGGCTGATGGCTCGGTGCTGAGCGGCTTGAGCTCGCTGCGAAAGGACAACACAGGCTATGACCTGAAGCAGCTCTTCATCGGCTCCGAGGGCACCCTGGGCGTGGTCACCGCCGTGTCCATCGCCTGTGTGCCCCGGCCCCAGGCTGTGAATGTGGCCTTCCTTG GCTGCCCTGGCTTCCAGGAGGTTCTGCAAACCTTCCGCTTCTGCAAGGCCCAGCTGGGCGAGATCCTGTCGGCCTTTGAGTTCCTGGACGCTGAGTGCATGCAGCTAGTGGGCCGGCACCTGGGCCTCAGCTGCCCCGTGCGAG GGAGCCCGTTCTATGTGCTGGTGGAGACGGCGGGCTCCAGTGTGGCCCATGACTCCGAGAAGCTGACGGCCTTCCTGGAGCAGGCGCTTAGCTCGGGGCTGCTGACCGACGGCACGGTGGCCACAGAGCAGAGGCGGGTCCAG GCGCTGTGGGCCCTGCGGGAACGCATCACGGAAGCGCTGAGCCGGGACGGCTACGTGTACAAATACGACCTCTCGCTGCCCCTGGAGCAGCTCTACCACCTGGTGCCTGACCTCCGCGCCCGCCTCGGTCCCCGTGCCCGCCACGTGGTGGGCTATGGACACCTGG GGGACGGCAACCTGCACCTGAACGTGACGGCCGAGGCCTATAGCGCTGAACTGTGTGCTGCCCTGGAGCCCTACGTCTATGAGTGGACGGCGGCCCGGAGGGGCAGTGTGAGTGCTGAGCATGGCCTGGGCTTCCGGAAGAAGGATGTGATTGGCTATAGCAAGCCACCCGCCGCCCTGGAGCTCATGCGACAGCTCAAGGGGCTGCTGGACCCCAAGGGTATCCTGAATCCCTACAAGACACTGCCCACCCGGGCCTGA
- the NEU4 gene encoding sialidase-4 codes for MGTPPVPPRTALFQRERTGLTYRVPALLALPPGTTLLAFAEQRVSPDDAHAHRLVQRRGTLARGSVQWGALQVLGSAALAEHRSMNPCPVLDAHTATIFLFFIAVRGTTPEAAQISAGRNAARLCCVSSRDGGRSWGDARDLTEEAVGSAEQGWATFAVGPGHGVQLASGRLLVPAYTYRVDARECFGRVCRTSPHAFAFYSDDHGRSWHCGAPVPNLRSGECQLAAVGGILYCSARSPLGYRVQALSLDGGASFLPGQLVASLPETARGCQGSILGIPAPQVPGQLLTVQGAPEEEDEEGDRDAFGPERGSTWLLYSHPAGRRARLRMGVCLSRSPLDPHSWTEPWVIYEGPSGYSDLACLDPGPQGTLTFACLFESGARVSYEEISFCLFSLHQVLQGVGPLRGDKPGGHCQPS; via the exons ATGGGGACGCCGCCTGTGCCCCCGCGGACTGCGCTGTTCCAGCGGGAGAGGACCGGGCTGACCTACCGCGTGCCCGCGCTGCTGGCGCTGCCCCCCGGGACCACCCTGCTGGCTTTCGCTGAGCAGCGGGTCAGCCCCGACGACGCGCATGCCCACCGCCTGGTACAGCGCAGGGGCACGCTGGCCCGGGGCTCTGTgcag TGGGGCGCCCTGCAGGTGCTGGGCTCAGCGGCGCTGGCAGAGCACCGCTCCATGAACCCCTGCCCGGTGCTGGACGCTCACACCGCCACCATCTTCCTTTTCTTCATCGCGGTGCGGGGCACCACGCCCGAGGCGGCGCAGATCTCTGCGGGCCGCAACGCCGCGCGCCTCTGCTGCGTGAGCAGCCGGGATGGCGGCCGCAGCTGGGGGGACGCCCGGGACCTCACGGAGGAGGCGGTGGGCAGCGCTGAGCAGG GCTGGGCCACCTTCGCGGTGGGCCCGGGCCATGGGGTGCAGCTGGCATCGGGCCGCCTGCTGGTGCCCGCCTACACCTACCGCGTGGACGCTCGCGAGTGCTTCGGCCGCGTCTGCAGGACCAGCCCGCATGCCTTCGCCTTCTACAGCGATGACCACGGCCGCTCTTGGCACTGCGGGGCACCGGTGCCCAACCTGCGCTCGGGCGAGTGCCAGCTGGCGGCGGTGGGCGGCATCCTGTATTGCAGTGCCCGTAGCCCCCTGGGCTACCGTGTGCAGGCACTCAGTCTCGATGGCGGTGCCTCCTTCCTGCCTGGCCAGCTGGTGGCCTCGCTGCCCGAGACAGCCCGTGGCTGCCAGGGCAGCATCCTGGGCATCCCTGCCCCCCAGGTCCCAGGCCAGCTTCTTACAGTCCAGGGAGCCccagaggaagaggatgaggaggggGACAGGGATGCTTTCGGGCCAGAGAGGGGCTCCACGTGGCTGCTGTATTCTCACCCTGCTGGCCGCAGGGCTCGGCTCCGCATGGGAGTCTGTCTGAGTCGCTCCCCGCTGGACCCCCACAGCTGGACGGAGCCCTGGGTTATTTACGAGGGCCCCAGTGGCTACTCCGACCTGGCGTGCCTGGACCCCGGGCCCCAGGGCACCCTGACCTTTGCCTGTCTGTTTGAGAGTGGGGCAAGGGTCTCCTATGAGGAGATCTCCTTCTGCCTGTTCTCTCTGCACCAGGTCCTGCAGGGTGTGGGGCCCCTCCGTGGGGACAAGCCTGGGGGCCACTGCCAGCCCTCCTGA
- the D2HGDH gene encoding D-2-hydroxyglutarate dehydrogenase, mitochondrial isoform X3 has protein sequence MLPWRVSRWAMQLSLQVACPPGALVAGKSGAGARSPSMLVPWPPSLRGSSSLPTGAPEVALTAERYPVQRLPFSEVTEEDLAAFEHMLPGRVITDPEVLAAVNVDWLRSVRGCSRVLLRPRTTEEVSRILRHCHQRNLAVSPQGGNTGMVGGSVPVFDEIILSTALMNRILSFHDVSGTLVCQAGCVLEQLGRHVEERGFIMPLDLGAKGSCHIGGNVATNAGGLRFLRYGSLRGTVLGLEVVLADGSVLSGLSSLRKDNTGYDLKQLFIGSEGTLGVVTAVSIACVPRPQAVNVAFLGLMPGHAGCPGFQEVLQTFRFCKAQLGEILSAFEFLDAECMQLVGRHLGLSCPVRGSPFYVLVETAGSSVAHDSEKLTAFLEQALSSGLLTDGTVATEQRRVQALWALRERITEALSRDGYVYKYDLSLPLEQLYHLVPDLRARLGPRARHVVGYGHLGDGNLHLNVTAEAYSAELCAALEPYVYEWTAARRGSVSAEHGLGFRKKDVIGYSKPPAALELMRQLKGLLDPKGILNPYKTLPTRA, from the exons ATGCTGCCGTGGCGGGTGTCCAGGTGGGCAATGCAGctgtccctgcaggtggcttgTCCCCCAGGGGCCCTGGTGGCCGGCAAGTCAGGGGCAGGCGCACGAAGCCCCTCGATGCTGGTCCCTTGGCCCCCgagcctcaggggcagctccTCCCTGCCCACCGGGGCCCCCGAGGTGGCGCTGACCGCAGAGCGCTACCCCGTGCAGCGGCTGCCTTTCTCCGAGGTGACAGAGGAAGACCTGGCTGCCTTTGAGCACATGCTGCCCGGCAGGGTGATCACGGACCCCGAGGTGCTGGCAGCCGTCAACGTGGACTGGCTGCGCTCCGTGCGTG GCTGTAGCCGGGTGCTGCTCCGGCCCCGCACCACAGAGGAAGTCTCCCGCATTCTCAG GCACTGCCACCAGAGGAACCTGGCTGTGAGCCCGCAGGGGGGCAACACGGGCATGGTGGGGGGCAGCGTGCCCGTCTTTGATGAGATCATCCTGTCCACCGCCCTCATGAACCGCATTCTCAGCTTCCATGATGTGTCAG GGACCCTTGTGTGCCAGGCGGGCTGTGTGTTGGAGCAGCTGGGCCGCCACGTGGAGGAACGCGGATTCATCATGCCACTGGACCTGGGCGCCAAGGGCAGCTGCCACATTGGGGGCAACGTGGCCACCAATGCTGGTGGCCTGCGCTTCCTGCGCTATGGGTCCCTGCGGGGGACAGTCCTGGGCCTGGAAGTG GTGCTGGCTGATGGCTCGGTGCTGAGCGGCTTGAGCTCGCTGCGAAAGGACAACACAGGCTATGACCTGAAGCAGCTCTTCATCGGCTCCGAGGGCACCCTGGGCGTGGTCACCGCCGTGTCCATCGCCTGTGTGCCCCGGCCCCAGGCTGTGAATGTGGCCTTCCTTG GTCTGATGCCAGGCCATGCAGGCTGCCCTGGCTTCCAGGAGGTTCTGCAAACCTTCCGCTTCTGCAAGGCCCAGCTGGGCGAGATCCTGTCGGCCTTTGAGTTCCTGGACGCTGAGTGCATGCAGCTAGTGGGCCGGCACCTGGGCCTCAGCTGCCCCGTGCGAG GGAGCCCGTTCTATGTGCTGGTGGAGACGGCGGGCTCCAGTGTGGCCCATGACTCCGAGAAGCTGACGGCCTTCCTGGAGCAGGCGCTTAGCTCGGGGCTGCTGACCGACGGCACGGTGGCCACAGAGCAGAGGCGGGTCCAG GCGCTGTGGGCCCTGCGGGAACGCATCACGGAAGCGCTGAGCCGGGACGGCTACGTGTACAAATACGACCTCTCGCTGCCCCTGGAGCAGCTCTACCACCTGGTGCCTGACCTCCGCGCCCGCCTCGGTCCCCGTGCCCGCCACGTGGTGGGCTATGGACACCTGG GGGACGGCAACCTGCACCTGAACGTGACGGCCGAGGCCTATAGCGCTGAACTGTGTGCTGCCCTGGAGCCCTACGTCTATGAGTGGACGGCGGCCCGGAGGGGCAGTGTGAGTGCTGAGCATGGCCTGGGCTTCCGGAAGAAGGATGTGATTGGCTATAGCAAGCCACCCGCCGCCCTGGAGCTCATGCGACAGCTCAAGGGGCTGCTGGACCCCAAGGGTATCCTGAATCCCTACAAGACACTGCCCACCCGGGCCTGA
- the ING5 gene encoding inhibitor of growth protein 5 has protein sequence MATAMYLEHYLDSIENLPCELQRNFQLMRELDQRTEDKKAEIDLLAAEYISTVKTLSASQRVEHLQKIQSAYSKCKEYSDDKVQLAMQTYEMVDKHIRRLDADLARFEADLKDKMEGSDFESPGGRGLKKGRGQKEKRASRGRGRRTSEEDTPKKKKHKGGSEFTDTILSVHPSDVLDMPVDPNEPTYCLCHQVSYGEMIGCDNPDCPIEWFHFACVDLTTKPKGKWFCPRCVQERRKKK, from the exons ATGGCGACCGCCATGTACTTGGAGCACTACCTAGACA GCATCGAGAACCTTCCCTGTGAGCTTCAGAGGAACTTCCAGCTGATGCGAGAGCTGGACCAGAGGACGGAAG ATAAGAAAGCGGAGATCGACCTGCTGGCGGCCGAGTACATCTCCACGGTGAAGACGCTATCGGCCAGCCAGCGCGTGGAGCACCTGCAGAAGATCCAGAGCGCCTACAGCAAGTGCAAGGAGTACAGCGACGACAAGGTGCAGCTGGCCATGCAGACCTACGAGATG GTGGACAAGCACATCCGCCGACTGGACGCTGACCTGGCGCGCTTCGAGGCGGACCTGAAGGACAAGATGGAAGGCAGCGACTTCGAGAGTCCTGGGGGCCGTGGGCTGAAAA AAGGCCGtggtcagaaagagaagagagcctCTCGGGGCCGTGGCCGGAGGACTTCCGAGGAGGACACCccgaagaagaagaagcacaaaggCGG GTCTGAGTTCACCGACACCATCCTGTCTGTGCACCCATCTGATGTGCTGGACATGCCCGTGGACCCCAATGAACCCACCTACTGCCTGTGCCACCAGGTGTCCTACGGGGAGATGATTGGCTGTGACAATCCTGAC TGCCCCATCGAGTGGTTTCACTTCGCCTGTGTGGACCTGACCACCAAGCCTAAGGGGAAATG GTTCTGTCCCCGCTGCGttcaggagaggaggaagaagaagtaa
- the D2HGDH gene encoding D-2-hydroxyglutarate dehydrogenase, mitochondrial isoform X4 has translation MGPTSPQDLYLPPRTALGPLLSLGTSPGTPPLGLLPLLVPTSPPEAPPCPGSHVRVSPCAVELQSPLFAPGDAMLPWRVSRWAMQLSLQVACPPGALVAGKSGAGARSPSMLVPWPPSLRGSSSLPTGAPEVALTAERYPVQRLPFSEVTEEDLAAFEHMLPGRVITDPEVLAAVNVDWLRSVRGCSRVLLRPRTTEEVSRILRHCHQRNLAVSPQGGNTGMVGGSVPVFDEIILSTALMNRILSFHDVSGTLVCQAGCVLEQLGRHVEERGFIMPLDLGAKGSCHIGGNVATNAGGLRFLRYGSLRGTVLGLEVVLADGSVLSGLSSLRKDNTGYDLKQLFIGSEGTLGVVTAVSIACVPRPQAVNVAFLGLMPGHAGCPGFQEVLQTFRFCKAQLGEILSAFEFLDAECMQLVGRHLGLSCPVRGSPFYVLVETAGSSVAHDSEKLTAFLEQALSSGLLTDGTVATEQRRVQALWALRERITEALSRDGYVYKYDLSLPLEQLYHLVPDLRARLGPRARHVVGYGHLGLDSA, from the exons ATGGGACCCACCTCTCCCCAGGACCTTTACCTCCCCCCCAGGACTGCCCTGGGGCCTCTCCTGTCCCTGGGCACCTCTCCTGGTACCCCTCCCTTGGGACTCCTAcctctcctagtccccacctctcCCCCAGAGGCCCCACCATGCCCAGGGTCCCATGTCAGGGTGTCTCCCTGTGCTGTGGAGCTGCAGAGCCCCCTCTTCGCTCCAGGTGACGCCATGCTGCCGTGGCGGGTGTCCAGGTGGGCAATGCAGctgtccctgcaggtggcttgTCCCCCAGGGGCCCTGGTGGCCGGCAAGTCAGGGGCAGGCGCACGAAGCCCCTCGATGCTGGTCCCTTGGCCCCCgagcctcaggggcagctccTCCCTGCCCACCGGGGCCCCCGAGGTGGCGCTGACCGCAGAGCGCTACCCCGTGCAGCGGCTGCCTTTCTCCGAGGTGACAGAGGAAGACCTGGCTGCCTTTGAGCACATGCTGCCCGGCAGGGTGATCACGGACCCCGAGGTGCTGGCAGCCGTCAACGTGGACTGGCTGCGCTCCGTGCGTG GCTGTAGCCGGGTGCTGCTCCGGCCCCGCACCACAGAGGAAGTCTCCCGCATTCTCAG GCACTGCCACCAGAGGAACCTGGCTGTGAGCCCGCAGGGGGGCAACACGGGCATGGTGGGGGGCAGCGTGCCCGTCTTTGATGAGATCATCCTGTCCACCGCCCTCATGAACCGCATTCTCAGCTTCCATGATGTGTCAG GGACCCTTGTGTGCCAGGCGGGCTGTGTGTTGGAGCAGCTGGGCCGCCACGTGGAGGAACGCGGATTCATCATGCCACTGGACCTGGGCGCCAAGGGCAGCTGCCACATTGGGGGCAACGTGGCCACCAATGCTGGTGGCCTGCGCTTCCTGCGCTATGGGTCCCTGCGGGGGACAGTCCTGGGCCTGGAAGTG GTGCTGGCTGATGGCTCGGTGCTGAGCGGCTTGAGCTCGCTGCGAAAGGACAACACAGGCTATGACCTGAAGCAGCTCTTCATCGGCTCCGAGGGCACCCTGGGCGTGGTCACCGCCGTGTCCATCGCCTGTGTGCCCCGGCCCCAGGCTGTGAATGTGGCCTTCCTTG GTCTGATGCCAGGCCATGCAGGCTGCCCTGGCTTCCAGGAGGTTCTGCAAACCTTCCGCTTCTGCAAGGCCCAGCTGGGCGAGATCCTGTCGGCCTTTGAGTTCCTGGACGCTGAGTGCATGCAGCTAGTGGGCCGGCACCTGGGCCTCAGCTGCCCCGTGCGAG GGAGCCCGTTCTATGTGCTGGTGGAGACGGCGGGCTCCAGTGTGGCCCATGACTCCGAGAAGCTGACGGCCTTCCTGGAGCAGGCGCTTAGCTCGGGGCTGCTGACCGACGGCACGGTGGCCACAGAGCAGAGGCGGGTCCAG GCGCTGTGGGCCCTGCGGGAACGCATCACGGAAGCGCTGAGCCGGGACGGCTACGTGTACAAATACGACCTCTCGCTGCCCCTGGAGCAGCTCTACCACCTGGTGCCTGACCTCCGCGCCCGCCTCGGTCCCCGTGCCCGCCACGTGGTGGGCTATGGACACCTGG GTCTGGACTCTGCATAG